From Pseudomonas vanderleydeniana, the proteins below share one genomic window:
- the queD gene encoding 6-carboxytetrahydropterin synthase QueD yields the protein MEIFKEFTFESAHRLPHVPEGHKCGRLHGHSFKVAIHLSGEIDQHTGWIRDFSEIKAIFKPLYERLDHNYLNDIPGLENPTSENLAKWIWQELKPLLPELSAIRIHETCTSGCIYRGE from the coding sequence TTGGAAATCTTCAAAGAGTTTACGTTCGAATCCGCCCATCGCCTGCCTCACGTCCCCGAGGGGCACAAGTGTGGCCGCCTGCATGGTCACTCCTTCAAGGTGGCGATCCACCTGAGCGGCGAGATCGACCAGCATACTGGCTGGATTCGTGACTTCTCCGAGATCAAGGCGATCTTCAAGCCACTGTACGAACGCCTGGACCACAACTACCTGAACGATATTCCCGGGCTGGAAAACCCTACCAGCGAGAACCTGGCGAAGTGGATCTGGCAGGAGCTCAAGCCCTTGCTGCCGGAACTGTCGGCGATCCGCATTCATGAGACCTGCACCAGCGGGTGCATCTATCGCGGGGAGTGA